The bacterium genome segment CAGACGCTGACGGCAGTCCTCGTAGTTCTTGCGCCAGAGCTCGCTCACCACCCGCCGACGCAGATAGAGGTTGTAGATCGCGATCCGGGCGCAGAGAGAAACCAACCCGGCCGGTGCTGGATTTATCTCCCGCAGGCCGGGGTAGCGCCCCAGCAGGTAGCTGTCGATCTCGGCCCCGGCGCCGCGGATCACCTCGGCCGCCACCGCTGCCACCTCCTCGCTTGCCAGCGTGGCGCCGCTCTCCCGGCTGCAGAGCGCCACCAGTTCGACCGGGTCGATCCAGCGGGTGAGGTCGTTGAGAGTGCAATATTCCATGGCTTTCCTCTTTCGTGTCGGGTGCGCCGCCATTGCGGCGGTAATTTCCGGGCTCCGGATGCACGGGCCGGCCCGCCCGCCGCCAGAGGCGGCGGGTCCCGGCCGGGCGCGTACGCGCCCGGCCGGGGAGGTCCCCCTGGGACCCGGGCCGGCCCCCTCGGGGCCACGGGAGGTCTTAGGCCTCGTAGGCCCCGGTGATCAGGTAGCCGCAGGCGGCGCTCACCACCTCCTCGGTCTGCTCGACCAGGCCCTCGACCACGGTGGCGTGACGGCCCTCGTCGCGGTAGCGGA includes the following:
- a CDS encoding DUF1320 domain-containing protein produces the protein MEYCTLNDLTRWIDPVELVALCSRESGATLASEEVAAVAAEVIRGAGAEIDSYLLGRYPGLREINPAPAGLVSLCARIAIYNLYLRRRVVSELWRKNYEDCRQRLEQASEGRLSLGLGQDGQVADSPERQWRTDTLDEERVYSPEKLDLF